A genomic segment from Spinacia oleracea cultivar Varoflay chromosome 3, BTI_SOV_V1, whole genome shotgun sequence encodes:
- the LOC110774747 gene encoding beta carbonic anhydrase 5, chloroplastic-like, translating into MTKLFTRVFASFPDDVKIDEQLSEKIALVQQFIRLENLDIMPTFQNESSWLFTVIACADSRVFPSNILGIQPGDAFTMRNVANLVFPFETGPPETKAALEFSVNTLQVVNDLLNPAGQNL; encoded by the exons ATGACAAAATTATTTACTCGTGTTTTCGCTTCATTTCCTGATGATGTAAAGATTGATGAACAGCTTTCTGAAAAGATTGCTTTAGTTCAGCAATTCATCCGCCTAGAAAATCTGGATATCATGCCAACCTTTCAAAATGAGTCATCGTGGCTG TTTACAGTGATTGCCTGTGCAGATTCTAGAGTTTTCCCTTCTAACATTCTTGGAATTCAACCTGGAGATGCTTTCACTATGCGCAATGTGGCGAATCTGGTGTTTCCTTTTGAG ACTGGGCCCCCAGAGACAAAAGCCGCACTTGAATTTTCGGTTAATACTCTTCAG GTTGTAAATGACTTGTTGAATCCAGCCGGACAGAATCTATGA